The Haematobia irritans isolate KBUSLIRL chromosome 1, ASM5000362v1, whole genome shotgun sequence DNA segment cccagtgagtcgacacaattacatgttgtcaaagcagtacttcTTGGTTTTCTATCGGAGTTGTCATCTAAATCACCAACTTGGGGATAaccaacctccacccaggaatgtaagggttgatcttcaccttctagattgCAAGATCCAGCGTTATAAAAGGGAGCCTCTAGGTCAGGCAGCacaccagacaggtctgaataggattcatgaggatgagaagttacaaggttaatcctgttctcggagctcgaccaccgcccatataaaccgtaggAGAGTGATCTCCCACAGTTCCTACCTAGCAGTTATTGATAGCAGtgtagctgacgtatgtcccATCAGTAATTAAGGGCCATATGACAATCGTCACattttcgcttgcccagctaagcctacccgtctcaccaccagatcactctggacaaatAACCCAtcgttgtcgcagagttccttgatctggatacTAAATGAAATACCAaagcatacacccagaaaaaagtgaccccttctttaagttaaaatgaactcattgtgaagaaagttgaacttcgtatagcgccaaagacatttttatttgtttgaacgatgtgattttggtagaaattaggtagaatgcatcccatatattagttaacattttcctatatttacgtaccactatactacagaatgaaaaaatttaacttatttgaatatatggaatgattttattgaactttttcattcatttggacaaatcttacatatttgtgtaaacctcttatttcaaaattagaactgcttatcttcggttttaaatacaattttatttatttatataggcaactttttcttcaataaaagacatgttttattaatatattaaatatatttattaagaatcaacatcatcgaaatattagtttattattccactatttccaatttccatgtaatgttgcTTCCTAACGATTTTgctctccttttacaatttcaatacctacaaatataaaaaatcataaaccaattttttcacaaaaggttagcgtcctgaatgttacctgatgaatgaaggggttgttattatgTTGGTGTTTTCTATCTTTGTACACCATCACGagcattgatagacttattgtttgttatttatgtttaataattttcaaaaaacgaaaaatttactcactaatttaaaatattttatatatactatTTGTTATgtagtatattattttttaacaatctctccgtatatcataacaacgcgattctatCGACTAAAGATAaacaaaagaaatgtaggaaaaactcctatattctaacaaatgtgtttccttaagtttggaaaggattgaataattcttagtatgaatgaactaaaatatttttctatgccaagtgttattagtatgtatgataagctttctataataaaggaagtcagaattatcattttataagaaattttactaaatttgagtaaacttgggtttagttcggtttttgtttatttttacgaatgctttgttatcactgaataaaattttcttgttcagtagtaaattcttatacccagcgaagaaaacagtattagtaaaattccatgcctaactctagttaatgaactattcctaactgctttcattttaggattttttttactgaaacaagtaaattttattatttcaaacaaaaaattaacttaacggatataaaatggctaaactacgagggcggttcggaaacttcaatacacttagtccaacgcttttctagcaattctatcccttgactaaaatagttttcctcaaggtcttcaaaataggggtttacaactgtaattacatcttcatttgaggtaaaacgcttgccagcaagtaatttttttagatttgggaacaagtaaaagtcactgggagctaaatcaggagaataaggggtggtcaagcaactcgtactttaattcgttgattttagccattgttaaaacactcttgtgcgctggtgcgttgtcttaatgaaaaattatttttttgtgttgtaagccaggacgtttttctcgaatttgtacatttaattaatCCAaaagttgcaatagtactctgcatttattgttttacccatttgcattcttatgcgtttttgatcgactgttaacaaatgcggcacccatattGCAGAAAGctctttcatctgtagttctttatgcaaaattaaatggactcgatcatttgagaagcCCATGATATTggtaatttcacgcacttttattcgtcgatttaATATcacatcatgcactttggccacaatttctgttgttgtttgttgtttttggacgtccactacgtggttcatcttcaatgcttgtacgaccacgtttaaattcagcaacccaattttttactgttgcatatgaaggagcactttcacctaacacattcaccatatcattatgaatttcttgtcccgataaaccttttttatgtaaatatttaatgacagcacgcatttctaatttttccattgtaaaaaaattgcggatgcgtcttttttgaacacctgtttctatatgaaggtgttgccagatcgaaacaaaatttaacatgtgttcataacagatatGGATGttcccaaaacacttaacttttttctgcttataccgcgctttttgtgctaggctaagaagtttccgaactgccctcgtaaattgatgaacattttttcctttagtttcgaagacacttcttTCTGGGTGTAGAACCAAATGGATGAGTGAATCCACCagtgaagaaaactttcggttaattttagaaaattttgaatatttgtaaaaaattttaactaaacagtattacaaacgttggcatcacgacgATGtcctaaaaataagtaaatatttttcaacaaattcaaaaaaatttattagacataactaagttttttcacttgttaaagaaaattttgtagtttgaaggaaaaacttggagttcacacatgcaagaatgtctttagtgacataagaagttcatgatggacgcatttttggaaaaatttacaaatttaaagaaattctgaactattttgtggaagacacgaatttaaagggtggttaaattgtaagggccgatgttgaatgtgaaccacacctaaacgccaagtttttttttcgaattttatttgacacttctctatttcagacttactcaatttgaaccatggagagatacacaatccaacaacgtgttaattggttctaagaaatggcaacagtggatgatcaattttcgaagaaaatcatcttcagttatgagacacattttcacctcagtggattcgtcaataaacagaattgccgcatttgggcgaatgagaatccaagagtgattgtcgaaaaaccaatgcacccacaaagagtgactgtttggtgcggtttatgggctggcggcatcatcgggccgtattttttccaaaatgaggccggtcaggcagtgaaTGGCAGTGAAtggctgtgaatggtgttcgctatcgtgagatgataacgaactttttatggcccgaattggaagatatggatgtggacgacatgtggtttcagcaggacggtgccacttttttttttttgggttatttgaaagaaaaggtttacgtcgataagccagcaaaattcaagagctaaaggatgagataattcggcccaTTAATGGCATAgagcctccattatgcctcagcgtcatcgaaaatttggaccatcggatgaaggtgtgccaccgaggtcgcggcgcccatttggccgatattttgttccatacataattgagtaataccaatatatcataataaaataaaattacaataatttcctaaatagtttgtgttttattcaaaatcaacatcggcccttgaaattttatccaccctttagttaatctttatgcttcatttgagtatattttttcctcggttttagttaatttaactaacgtacataaaaaattattagagtaaaggaaactttctccaaacataataattccatgagctaaaataaagttaaattggctttagtgaaatagagagttcacttttttttgagtgtacattaaaaactgttacaacaacaacgaacGAAAGCCTGACTGTACTCGCATGATGACATTCGCCAAAatctaattgaacgattttggcTAGAAGCTGTTCTTAAAAAATAACACATTTCTCCCACATTGGGAATTTCTTTTACGCAAAGGTTACCATTTCAATGATGACCGACTTAAATCTGAGAATATAGGATTTTCGGTATATATCTTTGTAAGATTACAGCGTTATACATTTTTGGACACATTTATCTCTAAAGTGATTTGTATAACGTTACATATTTTACATGGAATGCAGTATACCTACTTATTTGAATGGCAATATCAAGAAATTGGATTGCATTGGAAGAAGATACGAATAGAAAAGAACACAGAAGAATGCCAAAAGCATCATTGAAAACTCGCCTCGGCTCAGGTTTGCAGCACCAAGAAAAGAAAGTTATTCCAAATGAAATCAAACGAGAGAAAAATTGTTGCATCTTGGACGTTAGCGTTTAGTAACGTCTAAGACGTCCGTATAGCAGTTGTTACAAGCGCACAAAGCATTTGCCTCGTAAATAAGGACTTTCGATTGTCGaaagcaaaaaaattagaaCATCGAACACAACTCGCAAGAGACCTACCTTTAGTACAAATTCTTCATATTTAGCAAGTACAATTACCAAAAATTAGTGAAACAATACAACACCAACGTCTTTGCTATCATGAGAAGAACATATGTGGAACTTGTTTTCATTATATCATGTCTGCTAATCATGCCCTCAAACCAATTCGAACATGAAAAGCAGCAAGAACCACAACCCACTCTACCAAATGACAGCGAAACCGGAAGTTATAACAACAGCGCCTCTAGCGGTGAATCACGAAATTCAAAGCCGTTAATGACTGTAGCACAATTTCGTTCTTCGGTACCCATGAGGATTTATGAGTGTTTAAGGGATTACCCGACAATGCgttgtacaaaattattcgttctaCAAAAATTGGAGCGTAAAAATTGGACCAATACGGGCAATTTAACCAAAGATTTTCTTAATCAATTCTTTGGCGAGGAAGATCATATGGGCAGTTTAATAACAGAACGTTTTCGTAAACTTTCCGACAAGGATTTAAATAAGAAGCTAGTAGTGAATTTACAACGTTTCTTTAAAGATCGTGATATACGTTTGCAATTTCTACCCGGGCTATTGGTGAAGATCATACCCAGCAAggaaaacaaagttaaattgtcattaaaaaaaagtaagtcCACCCCTTAGAGTGATATGAATTGAATTTATCATCTCAAtgataaattgtatttccagaAAGCAAAtaccatcatcaccatcataatGAGGCTCGAGGGCACGATTCCTCTGGTCTCTCAGGTGTCTTGAAAGATAAAGGTCTCCTAGATAATAGTGTAGAAACACATGCCATTAGTAGTTTGGAGGAAGAAGACGGAGATGGAAAATCGAAAAAAGGTTCCAAGaataaaaagattaaaaagGATAAGCATTCCTACAAATCTACCATATTGCAAATGGCTGTACCGGTTATGGTAATTGAAGCTTCAAATTTCCATTATTGGGTAATAAATGCTAGCCGATTTTTTCTGTTCTTTTCCAGATGATGCCTGCCATTCTCATGGGAACTTTCCTACCTTTCATTTTGCCCGTTTTGAAAATGGCCACACTTACCACAATGATAATGAACAATACAGCTTTCATGGCTGCCTTAATTTATGCTGCTCGTACGCATGTGAATTCCCAACAGGAACAACCTATTAACTATAGCTATGGTGGTCATCCAATGGGTTATCATTAATATCTTGGGATTTGGAGCCAtatcaaaatgtttaattatgagaaataaaaaaaattaatacaatattCGTTGTTTAACTTTTGGGGGAACTTTGCCaatttttatcgatattttggagtaaattaatttaaaacaagtatatacggccgtaagttcggccaggccgaagcttatgtaccctccaccatggattgcgtagaaacttctaccgcaaactgtcatccacaatcgaattacttgggttgcggtaacacttgccgatggcaaggcatcttaaaatacGTAGtacatattaaactaaaaaaggccgattaaatacgtatataattaagtttgacaaaattttttatagaaataaaatcttgacaaagtttctatagaaataaaattttgacaaaataaaatgttgacaaaattttctatagaaataaaattttgacaacattttttatagaaataaaattttgacaaaattatctaaaaaataaaattttgacaaaattttctatagaaataaattttgacaaaattttctatagaaataaaattttgacaaaattttctatagaaataaaattttgacaaaattttctatagaaataaaattttgacaaaattttctatagaaataaaattttgacaaaattttctatagaaataaaattttgacaaaattttctatagaaataaaattttggtagattatttttggctggaatggcaaccatgattatgaaccgatatgtaccaatttttgtgtgatatggaccaattttggcatggttattagcggccatatactaacaccacgttccaaatttcaaccggatcggatgaattttgcttgtccaagaggctccagagatcaaatcttgggaacggtttatatgggggctatgtataattaaggaccgatatggaccaatttttgcatggttgttagagaccatatacttacaccatgaaccaaatttcagccggatcgaatgaaattcgcttctcttagaggctccgcaagccaaatcttgggatcggtttatatgggggctatatataattatggaccgatgtggagcaagcaagaagagcagcgtatcaaaattttgctcgcgcatcgcgaaaatccgagctactcgcacgcaaagctggcaaaatcgctaaaagttgccaaatcaaccgttacaaatgtaattaaagtgtttggggaacgtttgtcgacagccaggaagtctggatcggggggaaatcgaaaaccggaagccgctgagacgtctacaaccgtgcatcgagcaaaaaaacgagccggactatcgacttacaagaaggtagtgactccaaatcgcgatgataaacaaaatacgacggccaaagcgcgatcccggaggctgtacacgacgatgctgaagaagtttgactgcgtggtaatggacgacgaaacctacgtcaaagccgactacaagcagcttccgggacaggagttttatacggcaaaaggaaggggaaaggtagcagatattttcaagcacataaaactgtcaaagatcgcaaagaaatatctggtttggcaagccaagaaatttacgtgaaagagtgtttgaataaacgtctgctgcctttcctgaagaaacacggttgttccgtactgttttggccggatttggcatcttgctattacgttaaaaaggccatggagtggtacgccgccaacaacgtgcaggtggttcccaaggacaagaaccctcccaacacgccagagctccgcccaattaagaaatactgggatattgtcaagcggaacctaaagaagaccaaaaaactgctaaggacgagcagcagttcaaggcaaactggctttctgcggcgaagaaggtggacaaggtggctgtacaaaatctgatggcaggtgtcaagtgtgaggcccggcaattcggatttggaaaagcgaaagcctaactgaatatttttcctgaattttatactaattgaacttgaaaaagaaatttaatttgattttttaaataaacgatttcaccgatttacatgcgttttccttgatcaaattttgaccgtgtcaccctttatactagcactatgtaccaaattttagccggatcggataaaatttgcttctcttagaggctccgcaagccaaatctggggatcggttcataggggggctatatataattgtggaccgatgtggaccaatttttgcatgtttgttaaagaccatatactagcactatgtaccaaatttcaaccggatcggctggattttgctcctccaagaggctccgcaagccaaatctgagcgtcggtttatatgggggctatacgtaaaagtggtccgatatggcccagtttcaataccatccgacctacatcaataacaactacttgtgccaaatttcaagtcgatagcttgtttcgttcggaagttagcgtgatttcaacagacggacggacgggccgacggacatggtcatatcgactcagaatttcaccacgacccagaatatatattctttatggggtcttagaacaatatttcgatgtgttacaaacggaatgacaaagttaatataccccccatcctatggtggagggtataaaaaaatatgttaactaGAATATAAATTACGAGATCCGTGTGGGGTCGtaacatatattaaattaaagttgtatgtctttaaatttagacaaatttccttaaaggaaagaaaaacatttttgatttgtagaaataattattaaattaactaggatattgaatctttgtattaaagataaaaaaattcaaaagtaggctaatacttattttgaggattttgcaacgtttgtttatttagtttttgttttttgcctatgaaatatttgttttaatggGATTTTGTTGCCATAGCTTAGCAAATTCATCACTAGACATTAATGAGTACATGTATACCTGCGCAAAATTCGGTTACCACTTCGTCATAGGTATGCCCACAATATaaattttacacgggcatgTTATTAGAGGAAAATGCTTCgttgcagtcgaaaaataagtacttcgttGCCAACATACCATCTCTTCAAAAATaatagttttaccacaaatatatataaaaaaagcgTGAGCATttctatttatagattttatttcccCTTCTGTTAATTGtacaatttgtattttaaaagtCTGACACACTATACCCTactccacgacatggatctattcaatgaggtaattttgcaatataaatcATGTATTATACAACATAAGAAACAAGGGTATGTTTTATTGGCATCATGTCAATTATATGTTaccattttttctaaaatgagatttagtagagtataaaatgttttcaagaaaaaattaatttagaaaacatattttctgaaggattccaaaatatttaataagaataaaaaataaacaataatttaaaaaatttggggtTTTCTTCAGAATTCGAACCCTGATCTCatgatataattttaattactggtactaataaaattaatcacttttggtctacacaggtaagttattacttTTAAATCCccggtaatactgcaagtagtaagtTTTTGATCACCGGTTACccaatttttgctgggtaggcaTTGTTGTTGCCTGGATCCTAATCCTAATTTTacatttatacactcaaaaaaatgaactctctatttcactaaagccaatttaactttattttagttcatggaattattatgtttggagaaactttcccttactctaataattttttgcgtgcgttagttaaatggactaaaaaatggaaaaatatgcacaaattaatcataaagatttactaaattcgtatatctcacaaaatagttcattatttctttaaatttgtaaattttactacaaatgcgctcatcatgaacttcgtatgtcactaaagatattcttgcgattttgaactctacattttccttcaaactaccaaattttatttaacaagtgaataaaaattatttatgtctaataaattttcttgaatttgtcgaaaaatatttacttattatacacaccaccatagaatggtgatgggggtataataagtttggcattcct contains these protein-coding regions:
- the LOC142224103 gene encoding uncharacterized protein LOC142224103, with protein sequence MRRTYVELVFIISCLLIMPSNQFEHEKQQEPQPTLPNDSETGSYNNSASSGESRNSKPLMTVAQFRSSVPMRIYECLRDYPTMRCTKLFVLQKLERKNWTNTGNLTKDFLNQFFGEEDHMGSLITERFRKLSDKDLNKKLVVNLQRFFKDRDIRLQFLPGLLVKIIPSKENKVKLSLKKKSKYHHHHHNEARGHDSSGLSGVLKDKGLLDNSVETHAISSLEEEDGDGKSKKGSKNKKIKKDKHSYKSTILQMAVPVMMMPAILMGTFLPFILPVLKMATLTTMIMNNTAFMAALIYAARTHVNSQQEQPINYSYGGHPMGYH